The window GAACTGACCGGCAATGATGTGCTGACGATGGATTATGCGGCTGGCACGGCGACGCTGCAGCACGGGCGCGCGGCGCTGACCGATCTGGTTGATCATCAGGGCTTCATGGACGGCGTGGTGTTTTGCAGTTCGGACCAATACGCCCACGGGTTGCTGACCGAGGCTGCCGCGCGCGGGCTGAATGTGCCCGGGCAGATTGCAGTCATCGGCTTTGGTGATCAGGATTTCGCCGCCCATACCTATCCGCCCATGACCACCGTTCGCGTTGATCGCGGCGCTCTGGGCGAGGCTGCAGCGGGCGCCTTGCTGCAGCGGTTTGCCAAGGATCAGGACGCCCGCAGCGTCATTGATGTGGGCTTTGAACTGATCCGGCGGGGATCGGCCTGACGGATCCTCCACACGGGTAACTGCAACGACAGTTGTGCTGCGCGTGACGCCAGCTCACCTCGAAATGGAAAACGGGCCGCCTAGATAGTGGCGACCCGCGAGTTACACGGAGATGGTCCGGTTAGGGATGGTAGAAATCCGTCCGGTCCCAATCAGGGTTTACGACCCAAAGGGCTGCCCCTAGGCCACGGCCCCCCTGACTGTTCCGACACCTCTCTCCAATATCACTCTCGACACTGGACCACCTCCTTTCAAAATGTTGCCGTTGTATGAGAGAGGGTGCCACAGATTCCGAATCTGTCAATCAGATTTCTTGTGTCTTGCTCAACAAATTGTTGATGATGATGCGGAAGGGCACAAGAGCCAGTAGAGCCAACGTCAATTTGACCAGCCAATCTGCGAAGGCCAGCGATACCCAAAGCGGCACTGCCGGACCCATGCCCAGCAGCGGCAGGACCTCATTCGCCCAGCCAACATTATCGGCGGGGTCGATGAATGACAGCCCCGACGAGAAGGCGATCGAAAAGAACAGCGAAGTGTCGACCAGAGAGCCAACCAGCGTCGAGGCCAGCGGCGCGCGCCACCATGCCCCACCGCGCAGGCTGTCGAACACGGCGACATCCAGCAACTGTGCCACCAGAAAGGCCGTGCCAGAGGCAATGGCGATGCGCAGGGTGGTGACGTTCAGCCCGGCTGCGATCAATGAGCAGACAACGCCGATCACAAATCCCGACAGGACCACGCGGCGGGCGGCAGCGGGGCCGTAGACGCGGTTCATCACATCGGTGACCAGAAAGGCGATGGGATAGCTGAGTGCACCATAGGTGAGCCAGTTGCCCAGCTGGTATTGCACAAGGATATTCGAGGCCGCAACGATGACGGCCATGGCAAGCGTGCCAGGAAGATAGCGGATCATTTGGCTTTCCGTTTTACAAGGTGGCGGAACAACTCGGCCCCGATGATCGGGACGTGGCGCGCATACGCCCTTGCGGCCCGGCTTGTCAATCGCGGGCTTGCGACAGGGTTCCGCGGCGCTTGCCAGAACTTTGGCGGGTGCGAACGAAAAACGCTGCGCCAGGGTCCCCCGCGCAGCGTTCAGCTGTGATGGGCCGGATCGGCCTCGTCAGACCAGTTCGATGGCGATGGCGATGCCCTGCCCGCCGCCGATGCACATGGTGATCAGGCCGCGTTTTCCGCCTGTCCGCTCTAGCTCGTAAAGGGCCTTAACGGTCAGGATCGCACCGGTTGCGCCGACCGGATGGCCCAAGGCAATCGCACCGCCGTTCGGGTTCACCTTGGCCGGATCCATGCCCAGTTCCTTGCTGACCGCCAGCGCCTGCGAGGCAAAAGCCTCGTTCGATTCGATCACGTCGAAATCGCCGATGCTCAATCCGGTCTTTTCCATCAGCTTCCTGACCGCCGGGACCGGCCCGATGCCCATGATCCGCGGCGGCACGCCTGCCACGGCATAGCCCAGCACCTTGGCGCGCGGCTTGAGCCCGGCGGCCTCGGCGGCCTCGGCGCGGGCCAGAACCACTGCTGCCGCGCCGTCATTGATACCGCTGGCATTGCCCGCGGTGACGCTGCCATCCTTTTGGAACACGGTTTTCAGGCCGCCCAGCTTTTCGATGCTGGTTTCCTTGGGGTGTTCGTCCGTGTCAAAGGCGACCATGCCCTTGCGCGTCTTGATCTCGACCGGGACGATCTGCTCCTTGAAATAGCCCTCCTTGATCGCATTTGCCGCGCGGTTCTGTGATTGCAGGGCAAATTCGTCCTGCTGTTCGCGGGTGATCTCGTTTTCGGCGGCCACGTTTTCCGCTGTTACACCCATATGACCCGTGCCCATCGGACAGGTCAGCGCGCCGGTCATCATGTCCAGCATCTTTTGGTCGCCCATCTTTGCGCCGAACCGGGCCGAGGGCACCGCATACGGTGCGCGGCTCATGCTTTCGGCGCCGCCGGCAACGGCGAAATCCGCATCGCCCAATTGCAGCGCCTGGACCGCCGAAACGATGGCCTGCGCACCGGAACCGCAGAGCCTGTTCACATTCATCGCAGGTGTAGTTTCGGGCACCCCCGCATCCAGCATCGCCACGCGCGACAGGTACATGTCGCGTGGCTCGGTGTTGATGACATGGCCAAACACGACCGTGCCGATCTTGTCAGCGTCAATGCCCGCACGCTCGATTGCCGCCTTTGTGACGGTCGATGCCAGGTCGATCGGTGGAATTGCGGCAAGGCTGCCGCCGAAGGTGCCAATGGCTGTGCGCGCACCGGACAGGATGACGATATCGGTCATTTCGGAATGCTCCCCCAACAGTGAGTAGACCCCAAGACTAGCGCCACGCCCGGGCGGCGGAAAGCCCTTGCGTTACGGTACGGAACGCCCCGATGATGCCCGTCATGAGCGTTCAGTCCGAACCACCCCGTATCAAGTTGCGCCTCGAGTTCGGCGATGAACTGGTCCTTGGCCCGGGCAAGGCCGAGCTGTTGGAGGGGATCGCGCAGCTTGGTTCGATCTCGGCAGCCGGGCGGCGCATGAAGATGAGCTACAAGCGCGCCTGGTCGCTGGTCGAGGAAATGAACGCCGCCTTTCGCGAGCCTCTGGTGGATAGCAGCCGAGGCGGGCCGGGTGGCGGTGGTGCTGCGCTGACGACGGCGGGGCAGACCGTGCTGGCCCATTTTCGCGCGTTGGAGGTGCTGGTCAGGCAGCAAGGGCAGGTGCAGATCGACGGTATTGGCGGGATGCTGGCCGATATGCCCGATGGGAAATAACGCTTGCCTTGCCTCCGCGCCGCTGGTTATGTCCGCTGAGACATAACCGAAGGTTGCCATGCGTCTCGCCCTTGCCGCCGTCCTGTCTCTCTTTGTCCTGCCAGTGCAGGCCGAAGAGATCACCGTCTTTGCCGCCGCCAGCCTGAAAACCGCGATGGATCAGATCGCCGCCGACTGGCAGGAACAGACAGGCGATATGGTTTTGGTGTCTTATGGTGGTTCGTCGGCATTGGGGCGACAGATCGTGCAGGGCGCGCCGGCTGATCTGTTCATTTCGGCCTCGCCGGCATGGATGGATGAGGTAGAGGCCGCCGGGCTGGTTCAGCCGGGCAGCCGCCGCGATCTATTGGGCAATACGCTGGTCCTGATCGCCAGTGGTGAGGCCGACCCGCTGACCGCAGTGCCCGCCGATCCGGTCGCGATGCTGGATGGCGGCAAGCTGGCCATGGCGCTGGTCGATGCCGTGCCTGCTGGGCAGTATGGCAAGCAGGCGCTGCAATCTCTGGGCGTTTGGGACGCAATGGAACCGCATGTCGCGCAGGCCGACAATGTCCGCGCGGCATTGGCGCTGGTCGCCACCGGCGCCGCGCCCTATGGCGTTACCTATGCCAGCGACGCCATAGCCGAGCCAAGGGTGACGGCGGTCTATACGTTTCCCGACGGTAGCCACGATCCGATCACCTATCCCGCCGCGCTGACCACCGATGCGGCACCCGCTGCCGCAGCCTTTCATGACGCCCTGTCCGGACCCGAGGCCGCCGCGATCTTTCGCGCAAATGGCTTCATACCGCTGACATGAGCTGGCTTGGCCCCGAGGAATGGCAGGCAGTTGCCTTGTCGCTGCGGGTCGCGGCGGTAGCAACGCTGGCTGCGCTGCCCTTTGCGGTCGGCATGGCCTGGCTGCTCGCGCGGCGGCGATTTCCGGGCCACGCGCTGCTGAGTGCGGCTATCCATTTGCCGCTGGTCCTGCCGCCGGTTGTCACGGGCTATCTGCTGCTGATGACCTTTAGCCGGAACGCGCCGGTTGGCGGATTTCTGGACCGGATCGGCCTGTCGCCAGCGTTTCACTGGACCGGTGCCGCCATCGCGGCTGGTATCATGGGTTTTCCGCTGATGGTCCGCGCGATCAGATTGGGTTTCGAGGCCGTTGATCCGCGTCTGGAA is drawn from Paracoccus tegillarcae and contains these coding sequences:
- a CDS encoding queuosine precursor transporter, with amino-acid sequence MIRYLPGTLAMAVIVAASNILVQYQLGNWLTYGALSYPIAFLVTDVMNRVYGPAAARRVVLSGFVIGVVCSLIAAGLNVTTLRIAIASGTAFLVAQLLDVAVFDSLRGGAWWRAPLASTLVGSLVDTSLFFSIAFSSGLSFIDPADNVGWANEVLPLLGMGPAVPLWVSLAFADWLVKLTLALLALVPFRIIINNLLSKTQEI
- a CDS encoding acetyl-CoA C-acyltransferase family protein, whose translation is MTDIVILSGARTAIGTFGGSLAAIPPIDLASTVTKAAIERAGIDADKIGTVVFGHVINTEPRDMYLSRVAMLDAGVPETTPAMNVNRLCGSGAQAIVSAVQALQLGDADFAVAGGAESMSRAPYAVPSARFGAKMGDQKMLDMMTGALTCPMGTGHMGVTAENVAAENEITREQQDEFALQSQNRAANAIKEGYFKEQIVPVEIKTRKGMVAFDTDEHPKETSIEKLGGLKTVFQKDGSVTAGNASGINDGAAAVVLARAEAAEAAGLKPRAKVLGYAVAGVPPRIMGIGPVPAVRKLMEKTGLSIGDFDVIESNEAFASQALAVSKELGMDPAKVNPNGGAIALGHPVGATGAILTVKALYELERTGGKRGLITMCIGGGQGIAIAIELV
- a CDS encoding winged helix-turn-helix domain-containing protein — protein: MSVQSEPPRIKLRLEFGDELVLGPGKAELLEGIAQLGSISAAGRRMKMSYKRAWSLVEEMNAAFREPLVDSSRGGPGGGGAALTTAGQTVLAHFRALEVLVRQQGQVQIDGIGGMLADMPDGK
- the modA gene encoding molybdate ABC transporter substrate-binding protein — protein: MRLALAAVLSLFVLPVQAEEITVFAAASLKTAMDQIAADWQEQTGDMVLVSYGGSSALGRQIVQGAPADLFISASPAWMDEVEAAGLVQPGSRRDLLGNTLVLIASGEADPLTAVPADPVAMLDGGKLAMALVDAVPAGQYGKQALQSLGVWDAMEPHVAQADNVRAALALVATGAAPYGVTYASDAIAEPRVTAVYTFPDGSHDPITYPAALTTDAAPAAAAFHDALSGPEAAAIFRANGFIPLT
- the modB gene encoding molybdate ABC transporter permease subunit; this translates as MSWLGPEEWQAVALSLRVAAVATLAALPFAVGMAWLLARRRFPGHALLSAAIHLPLVLPPVVTGYLLLMTFSRNAPVGGFLDRIGLSPAFHWTGAAIAAGIMGFPLMVRAIRLGFEAVDPRLEQAAGTLGAGRAAVFTTVTLPLILPAVIAGTVLGFAKAMGEFGATITFVANIPGQTQTVPSAIYAFLQVPGGEGAALRLVAISIVIAVAAVIFSELLARRAARRIAA